A genomic stretch from Engraulis encrasicolus isolate BLACKSEA-1 chromosome 12, IST_EnEncr_1.0, whole genome shotgun sequence includes:
- the erap1a gene encoding endoplasmic reticulum aminopeptidase 1 codes for MTQWLSVVAGFHSFGQLIACIPVRWPHHNSWSRRTISTMASIRLLFILSCGVVHVLCGVTLQKDEQPLFPWGKMRLPDTVKPLHYDLFIHPNLTHLNFSGTAEIQIQVMEETQAIVLHSKDLHIVKATLMSTTEHHQDLSVLDFPPFDQIALVSDEFTFSVGVHVIFLEYTAELSESFHGFYKGTYKTKAGETRVMASTQFEPTHARQAFPCFDEPAFKANFTIRVRREARHIAVSNMPKLKTVEQPGGLLDDYFDTSVKMSTYLVAFMVCDFLSIRRTTEHGVEIAVYAVPDKIDQAEYALDTAVKLLDFYDDYFDIPYPLPKQDLAAIPDFQSGAMENWGLTTYRESGLLYDPEKSSPSDKLGITKVIAHELAHQWFGNLVTMQWWNDLWLNEGFAKFMEFMSVDITHPELQVNDNFLGKCFQAMEVDALSSSHPISTPVENPAEIREMFDDVSYRKGACVLHMLRDFLTPEGFKIGLIRYLRKHSYQNTVNADLWESLSNVCQSEETDQARMKLGGYCSGGKPRSEKSKWFMQDELDVKAIMDTWTLQEGFPMITVEVKGREVRLSQQRYLKGGDAEKISSFLWQVPLTYITSHSSTVQRFLLKTKEDVLYLTEEVEWIKFNVDMRGYYIVHYESGGWDPLIRLLQHNHTALSSNDRASLINNIFQLVSVGKVPLDKALELTRYLKQEREVMPVTQGFSELVPLYKLMEKRDMEPLEKDMKGYILRLFLGLIERQEWSDEGAVSQRLLRNYLLLFGCVRRHPPVVAQAQTLFRQWAQSNGTMRLPSDVSLVVYTEGARTEAGWDFLLEKYLQSMSPSERSSIKAALAFSPLAHKLQWMLEKSLEGEVLKTHDLPSLIVTVSKNPKGYQLAWSFMRAHWYKLVSKFDLGSSSISRLVVGVTDQYSTPEMLEEVQEFFGSLPVEAGSELRSIQRALEIIEENIRWTDKNFPLLKAWLDSRTGR; via the exons ATGACCCAGTGGTTGAGTGTGGTGGCTGGTTTTCATTCATTTGGGCAATTAATAGCCTGCATCCCGGTGCGCTGGCCTCATCATAATTCGTGGAGCCGAAGGACTATTTCCACAATGGCAAGCATACGCCTGTTGTTCATACTGAGTTGTGGTGTTGTACATGTCCTTTGTGGAGTTACCCTACAAAAGGACGAACAACCGCTCTTTCCATGGGGCAAAATGCGCTTACCTGATACTGTGAAGCCACTTCATTATGACCTATTCATTCACCCAAACTTGACACATCTTAACTTCTCTGGAACTGCTGAGATACAAATACAGGTGATGGAAGAAACCCAGGCTATTGTCCTTCACAGCAAAGACCTCCATATCGTCAAAGCAACTCTAATGTCAACCACAGAACATCATCAAGACCTTTCTGTACTAGATTTCCCACCTTTCGACCAGATTGCTTTAGTATCTGATGAGTTTACTTttagtgtgggtgtgcatgtcaTCTTTCTCGAATATACTGCTGAGCTCTCTGAGAGTTTTCACGGATTTTATAAAGGAACATACAAGACAAAGGCTGGTGAGACCAG GGTCATGGCATCCACCCAGTTTGAGCCTACCCATGCCCGCCAAGCCTTCCCTTGCTTTGATGAACCTGCATTCAAAGCAAACTTCACCATACGGGTACGCCGAGAAGCCAGGCACATTGCTGTATCCAACATGCCCAAG CTGAAGACAGTGGAGCAGCCTGGAGGTCTCCTTGATGACTACTTTGACACCAGCGTGAAGATGAGCACCTACCTGGTGGCCTTCATGGTGTGCGACTTCCTCTCCATCAGGAGGACCACTGAACATGGAGTTGAG ATCGCTGTGTATGCCGTGCCGGACAAAATTGACCAGGCAGAGTATGCTTTAGATACTGCTGTGAAGCTTCTGGACTTTTACGATGACTACTTTGACATACCATATCCACTCCCCAAACAAG ATCTTGCAGCAATCCCAGACTTCCAGTCAGGTGCAATGGAGAACTGGGGTCTGACAACCTACAGGGAGTCAGGGCTTCTGTACGATCCGGAGAAGTCATCCCCTTCGGACAAGCTGGGAATAACCAAAGTCATTGCCCATGAATTGGCCCACCAG TGGTTTGGTAACCTGGTGACGATGCAGTGGTGGAATGACCTGTGGCTAAATGAGGGCTTTGCCAAGTTCATGGAGTTCATGTCGGTGGACATTACCCACCCAGAGCTACAAGTG AATGACAACTTCCTGGGCAAGTGCTTCCAGGCTATGGAGGTGGACGCGCTGAGCTCCTCCCACCCCATCTCCACGCCGGTGGAGAACCCCGCCGAGATCAGAGAGATGTTTGATGATGTCTCCTACAGGAAG GGTGCGTGTGTTTTGCACATGCTCAGAGATTTCCTGACTCCTGAGGGTTTTAAGATTGGTCTTATCCGCTACTTGAGGAAGCACAGCTACCAGAACACAGTCAACGCCGACCTCTGGGAAAGTCTGTCCAAC GTCTGTCAGTCTGAGGAAACAGACCAGGCCAGAATGAAATTGGGTGGATATTGTAGTGGAGGCAAGCCCAGAAGCGAGAAGTCG AAATGGTTCATGCAGGACGAGCTGGATGTGAAGGCCATCATGGACACGTGGACCTTGCAGGAGGGATTTCCCATGATTACCGTGGAGGTCAAAGGTCGTGAGGTCAGACTCAGCCAGCAGAGGTATCTGAAAGGAGGTGATGCTGAAAAGATATCAAG CTTTCTGTGGCAAGTTCCTCTTACATACATCACCAGTCACTCCAGCACAGTTCAGAgattcctcttgaaaacaaaagaag ATGTGCTGTACCTGACTGAGGAGGTGGAGTGGATCAAGTTCAACGTGGACATGAGGGGATACTACATTGTGCACTATGAGTCCGGGGGATGGGACCCCCTCATCAGACTGCTGCAGCACAACCACACGGCCCTGAGCAGCAACGACAGAGCCAGCCTCATCAACAACATCTTCCAACTGGTCAG cGTAGGCAAGGTGCCTCTGGACAAAGCCCTGGAGCTGACGCGGTACCTGAAGCAGGAGCGCGAGGTCATGCCCGTCACCCAGGGCTTCAGCGAGCTGGTGCCCCTCTACAAGCTCATGGAGAAGAGAGACATGGAGCCGCTGGAGAAGGACATGAAG GGCTACATCCTGAGGCTGTTCCTGGGTCTGATCGAGCGGCAGGAGTGGAGTGACGAGGGGGCCGTGTCCCAGAGGCTCCTGCGTAACTACCTGCTCCTCTTCGGCTGTGTCCGCCGCCACCCGCCCGTGGTAGCACAGGCCCAGACGCTCTTCAGGCAATGGGCCCAGTCCAACGGCACCATGAG GTTGCCCAGCGACGTGAGTTTAGTGGTGTACACGGAGGGAGCTCGTACGGAGGCCGGCTGGGACTTTCTGCTGGAGAAGTACCTCCAGTCCATGTCGCCCTCGGAGAGAAGCAGCATCAAAGCTGCCCTCGCCTTCAGCCCTCTGGCCCATAAGCTACAGTG GATGTTGGAGAAGAGCCTGGAGGGAGAGGTGTTGAAGACTCACGACCTGCCCTCTCTCATCGTCACCGTCAGCAAGAACCCCAAAGGATACCAGCTGGCCTGGAGCTTCATGAGGGCTCACTGGTACAAGCTCGTCAGCAA GTTTGATTTGGGTTCTTCTTCAATTTCACGCTTGGTGGTCGGAGTGACAGACCAGTACTCTACACCTGAGATGCTAGAGGAG GTGCAAGAGTTTTTCGGATCGCTACCCGTGGAGGCAGGCTCCGAGCTGCGCTCCATCCAGCGAGCCCTGGAGATCATTGAGGAGAACATCAGGTGGACAGATAAGAACTTCCCACTGCTGAAAGCCTGGCTGGACAGCAGGACGGGCAGATAA